DNA from Brassica napus cultivar Da-Ae chromosome C4, Da-Ae, whole genome shotgun sequence:
TCATGTGCAATCCAAATGGTATTCACCGCACAAGAGACATCTCAGAGTAATCAATCAAGAAGGTCCTGGAATGTTCTCACTCGAGTTGCACAGACAGTGTGATGAGAACTTAACGGGGCAATTCAGTTTTCTCTTCATGCTGAGAGAGattcatgaagaagaagagcaggAAGATGAGAGTTCACGGTGCTCGTGCTCCTTGAGTAGTTGAGCGTATATAATGCCAAAGAAATTTTGATGTGTTCGAGTTAGGCCTTGGCATTCGGATAaccggatcgggttcggatcgagTATCTCGGATATTTCGGATATGTAAAAATTGGTACCGATcgggtatttataaaatttggatCGGATTTTCGGTACTTGTCGGATCCggataattttgaatatatcCAAAGTAACCGTAGAAAAATTGATTCCGGTTCAGGTTTAGCTGATTTTATCCAAACATATCCAAAATGGGTGCTTTTACCCGACTTATCATAATACTCGAATCAATTATAAGAGGATAAGACCTATCAGAActcttaaattaaataaaagcaGACTTGAATAAActcacaagaaaataaaatcagtCTTGAACAAACTAAAACCAACCTTTATTTAATGAGTTTAAGAACCAAAAATCGGATATTTCGGGTAGTCGttcggatctcggataataccTGATCCGACAGGTATCCGAAACATAAATGAAAGCATATTTAATCGGGTATTTCATCATATCCGGTTCCGACCCGAAATCCAATTTTTTGGATCGGTACCGGTTCGAAACTTCGGATCTGGAAAATATGCCCATGCCTAGTTCGAGTCTCTTTTTCTGAGTGTAATATTTCTTTTAAGCTGAGTCGTTTCTAGTATGGATTCATTAGGGTTACAATTAAGGGTGAGCAATGTATCTGtaaaatttgattcgatctGTTATTTTTTTCGATTCGAATCGAAACATTTGGATATTCGTAATTTTACGAATCAAAACAGatattaaaattcaatatccgttaaaaaagaaacaaatcaaaagtactaatacttttaaaaatggatatccgatccgatccgatctattatatacatatttatacatatataaaattatataatttttatatctccatataagttttataatatttttgttcacttaatttttttttttttttgaagtatgTGGTTACAAACATTCTTAAGagtacatgtttttttttaaactcctTCCTTCCTCCTAGCCTCGGTCGTGATCTTCCCACTCTCGTCAATGACAGCTGCCATAGGCAGGGCCAGACCTGactttttaaaagttataagcaatgaaaaaaaattggccCCGAAAATGGTTAAAAGGTGATTCAAACTCACAACCTTGACCAATGAAACAAACTACTAAACCACTGAACTACTAAGGATTCTTGCGAAGTTGCCCCCGTGATTCAAACTCACAACCTTGACCATTGAAACAAACTACTAAACCACTGAACCACTAAGGATTCCTGCGAAGTTGGCCCCTAATTTATTCATGAACATATTTCCCCCAGGCCCATACTTGAACAGCTTATGGTGAAGCCCGGCCCTGGCCATAGGTGTCAACTATGGAACATTGGGGACCCTTCTACCCGCCGCAGCAAGTGGTGGACttcatcaaaacaaaaatcatcatcgacaatgtcaagttctatGATGTGAATCCTGACATCTTCCGAGCCCTAGCAAGAACTGGAATAGACAGCCACCATTATGGAATGGTCCCTAAGGTAACATTCCAGAGATGGCCAACACTAAAAATGCTCATTAATGGGTCACTGCCAATGCCTGCCATTTCACCAACATACTAAGATTAAATACATCTGTGTGGGGACGAGATTCTTCTTACTAAAGACAATAACTTGATCTCAAATCTTATTCCGGCGACTCAAAGTTTTCACGAAGCTTTGAAAGTTTCCTGACTACCAAATATCAAGGTTAGTTTGAAATTTTTGGGAGATTGAGAAAATCGATCATATCAAGAATTCATGGGCGGATGTACGTTGTACAAGGAGGGCAGTTACCACCagtaaaatatgacaaaatagttaaaatatgacaaaatagTTATTAGTGTTACCAAATTTCAGAAAAAACGCTTGTCACAATGGATTTTGCCCCCATCCTATCTAAGCCTTTGTCTCCTGTTCGAAACTTTTGTTTCTTCATAggcatatttttttaatttattgagtacaagatatgagcccgttgcacgggttttgtttgatgttttaatttaataaaaactataaaataataaatcattttataatagttttatgattttttttttgtatatgttgtttgagatttattttataattaaaattcgttttttacatatatgttcaagttaatatttgtatttaataATCATTGTGCATAGCCGAATTATTATAAACTTTGTACTTAGGATTAGAGAAAATACTATACCTAAACGTTTAAACTAAACAcaatccaaaataaaaaattgaatgaaaagtaaaaagaaatgaaagtcaaatacaattaaactttttattatacatgttcttatgtattattttaactttttattaaataagtctttaaaattttattttgttaggattttttaaaaaagaaaaaacattctattttataaatttcctatctatttacaattaaaaaaataaaaaaaataatattaatactcctgtacaattttgtttaagattttagtaaaagaaaattattgtcatataacctattacaattatcttctcaatagaatttccaaaaaaataaattgatatcaactaattatttttagttattaataaaaaaattaaaattactatttttacaattcgtatcaatattaattttacacttattttgttaattaaataatttttagtaatcAAATAAACTTTTACAACTCTCTTTTGGTTAagacttaaaaatatgatacatatatcttttgtttagtattttttttttataaaaaaggaaaataactatctaatattcttttacagttttttaggattttagaaaaggaaattaatattacataatattttacaactatattttttttaggatttagaaaaataaagatctatcaaataattatttccagttaatattaactatttttaaaagtttccattttaaaattgtttttttcaatattactaatattttttacaaattttcttgttaatataatatttttacaatcaTGCTtatcattaaatatttttaagtataaattacttttaaataaaattttaaaattctctCTAGTTaggattttgtttttaaaaaagaaaaagaaattaattggttgaaattagaaaatatatatatactattcttagaaatctattttatttaggattttaggaaaataaaaagttattttcacataatgtcagtttttattgacacattcacaaatctatttttcttaattgacacatgtcacaatcatatcaggtgaaatatttgaagttaattttggtttatatttttttaacacaaaattattaaaaagtaaagttacttaattataaaaaaatatgattattttttatttagaattttaaaaagggaaataattatttaataattggtttttcttttagatttttatacaaatattttattcttaatacaacaaaaaatctgtttattatttatatattgtttcttacacacacaaacacatattcatcatattcacacatactcatgtacgacaacaacatcaaaaataaaaattatggtaGCTTCATAAAAgataataaggataataaaaagtgTAGTTGCATctagaaattaaaaacaaatattcagGTAATACTTTACATGTAAATActattgtgttttgtaaaaataatacgTGGAAGATTGAACCTAAAAATAGATGTGAAATCTTTGTAGTTTTctttgtcataattttttaacatacatcttatatattaaaacaaaagtcacaaccttgattcatgtgtcattttttaaaacacaGACATAATGGATCTATTCCTAcaaaatcatgttacatttaatatctaatcttatcatttaaatattgggcctaccagaaatttttattgagcTATccataattggatttaaacaataaatgatctattagatttatagatagtataaattaaatagatataatttaatgttgtaatattatacttctatatgcaaaatatttaaatatttttcgatgttaactttttaaattataaagatttttttttaaataagaaaattatattatctaacaatgattaatctctactaccttaaaccaatgaaaacaaattttaaactatatagcttatttttaaaattaaacaaaaactaaatatttaattatttaatcgataatataaatttatgaagcgaaaagtttaattttttaaaaaaactttctaaatttgtgaaatgttataatatctttaagtatgacaataaaacaatattttattaatcgttatatatatagttatgattttaataatgaaataataatccgaatatatatatatatgtcatcttaaaaaatttaatgacctaaggtgaaatataaaataaagacctttttataagttttttctcaacttttatttatttcatttccatgaactaaataaaaaattgtggtattcaaagaaaaaaattaaaaatgaatttttgtgtataaattagattttgttaataGAAAAATTGAGAATGgtgtaagttaatttttttgttcttattgtatttaattatatatttaaacacatgtcgcaatatttgaaataaaattattataaaataatcttttggttacgatttaaaaaaaagaaaattactattaaataatatttatatttactttttaataaaattcatttttgttaatattttagtatattttttttaattatgagatagattaacacatgtcacaaatattaaaatatataattgccaAGTGTCACGATTATGTTAATTaccaactttgaagaaccaatcttaaataatatttatatttactttttaataaaattcatttttgttaatattttagtatattttttttaattatgagatagattaacacatgtcacaatattaaaatatataattgccaAATATCACGAttatgttaattagcaactttgaagaaccacgctttatataataagattctTTAAGATGGAAAATCACATCTTCTATTTCTGTATAATCCAAATCTGCATGATTTCATTACCTTTTATTCCCGACAGAGAAATTCTTTCTGTTTTGCgtaattatttttacttttacttttatttattttcagcaTGGAAACACCAGTTCCTTTCTCTAAAATAATTACATGGTCTACAGATTTGCCATTTATTTATTGCTTTAAGCATATTTGTGGTcttttattaccatatttttttattttcacaattttatttaCTAGCTTTAGCTTTgtattgaatttttgttttttaaatgcaatattttttaatttttatgacttaataatttttaaaataatatattagtattaaattaattttaaacaaatatatatatatatatatatatatatatgtattttaaatatatatatatatatatataatagttttcccccagtaaaaaaaattcttagatCCGCCACCTATGTAACATGGAAACGAGAGCGGGTACGTGAAATCAGAAGCGTAGaagcgagattttttaaaaaaattaagaagcgagtgtatgcatatatatatatatatacatataagttttttaaaaaaaatctagaactaaaaattatatgatttaattaaaataaagcatttatatttataataattttgaaatgatttcatattaaaactgtGAAATACacctaaattaaatttaaaataaattattatattaattatttttaatactttataatatatatatatatataagtttttttttaaaaaaaatctagagctaaaaattatgtgatttaaatttaaaataaagcatttatatttataataattttgaaatgatttcatattaaaactgtaaaatatacataaattaaatttaaaataaattattatattaattatttttaataccttataattaattgacataatatatttgaatatatgatttatctttaataaaaaccttaatgcataaagataatttatagtattaattttaatatttgtatatttctattctctctattcaatatcattaaaatttggattttatataaattaaaaattataattttatatttttattgatataagacATTGTGGTTTTTTTTAAGGAATGAAAGCGTAACTCCAAaacggaatcgtaagcttccaacgtgtttttaaagagaatatttagaaacgttttggaagcgagattccgtaAGCTTCCACATAGTTCCAATTCTGAAGCGGGAAATGGACGTCTGATGAAGCTTCCGTGTAATGTAGTCCGCCACTaatcaagattatgaaaaacATGAAGATAAGGAAAGATTTAGGAGATAGAGATGAATCTAAATCTAGAAAAAGGTATAAAGTCAATATTTGTCTAATATATTATTCCatattagtttagaaaattaaattgatTTAGTATCTGTATAAACTGTTCAACAATACAAAAACTGTCCATAAAATGGAGATtgaacattaatataaataccTACATATCCTTAGCCTATTGTTATCATCCAAGTTCATCCCTCTGAACAAGCTATGGCGACAACACCACATTTTTTAACTCTCCCTTCCCTCCTCCTAGCCTCGGTCGTGATATTCCTACTCTCATCAAAGACATCTGCCATAGGTATTAACTATGGTACACAGGGGAACCTTCCACCGCCGCAGCAAGTGGTGGACTTCATCAAAACAAAAACCATTATCGACAGTGTCAAGATCTATGATGCGAATCCTGACATCCTCCGAGCCCTATCAGGGACTGGAATAGACGTCACCATTATGGTCCCTAATGGTAACATTCCAGCGTTGGCCAACGTTGAAAATGCTCGTCAATGGGTCGGTGCCAATGTCTTGCCATTTCACCAACAAACTAAGATCAAATACATCTGTGTTGGGAATGAGATTCTTCTTACAAAAGACAATAACTTGATCTCAAATCTAATTCCGGCAATGCAAAGTCTTCACGAAGCTTTGAAAGTTTCCGGTCTACCAGATATGAAGGTTAGTTTGAAATTATTGGGAgatcgatatcatataaaaattatggaaaacaCGAAAATAAGGTAAAATCTAAAAGAccgaaacaaaatatatataaatctggAAAGATCAAGAAGAAATTTACCAGTAGAGAGATCAGAGCTCCGAGTAAAATATGAATACTTTGAATTTGGAGACATAATACACTGTTAATGTGCTAAATTCATCGTTGTATAACTTGTTTTAGGTGACCACTCCACATGCGTTTACGGTAGTCTATAACCAAAATGCACCAAGCGAGAGCAGATTTAATGACGAGCAAAAAGACATTTTTGCTAAGATCTTGGAGTTCAATCGTCAGGCCAAATCCCCATTCATGATCAGCGCTTACCCTTATTTTATGGTGGACCCGAACAATGTCAATTACGCTATATTTGGTCCGTCAAATGCTATAACGGATACTAAAACGGGAAAAACCTATAACAACATGTTCGATGCAGTCATGGATGCAACTTATTCAGCTATGAATGCTCTCGGCTATGGCGATGTAGATATTGCAGTAGGAGAAACCGGTTGGCCTAGCGCTTGCGACGCTGCATGGTGCACGCCTCAAAACGCAGCAAACTACAACATTAACATCATCAAGCGTTCACAAAATATAGGGACACCTCTTATGCCTAATCGCCACGTCGATATCTACTTATTCGCATTGTTCAATGAGGATGGTAAACCCGGTCCAACCTCTGAGAAAAATTGGGGGCTATTCAAACCAGATTTTTCTCCGGTTTATGATGTTGGGGTCTTACGAGGTGGTGATACAGGTCCACCGCCAAGTAGTAGTGAAAAATGGTGCGTGGCGAAACAAGAAGCGACAAACGAACAACTACAAGCGAATATTGACTGGGTGTGTAGCCAAGGTATTGATTGTAAGAACATCTCACCTGATGGCATATGTTTtgacaacaacaacatgaaggCACGATCGTCGTTCGTCATGAACGTTTATTACCAAAGCAAAGGTGGCTCGGAAGAGGCTTGTAATTTCAGCGGTAGTGGTGTCGTCACTACTACCAATCCAAGCACTAGCTCATGCGTCATGCAAAACGTGGAAGGCGGATCCGTACATGGAACTTAATCAGTACCGTGATTAGAACCTTTGCAGCTGTActcaataaaaaaatgtaatgaaTTGTATTGTATCacaaaacaaaatgatattattttgaatcatttacatataaatgaatgaaaataaataatttagcaTTACTTATAATAACTGATGTTAATATCAACtaattttttgttacaaaaaaaatatgaactaatttagaatcagttcaatttaTTCTAATTTGTATCACTTTAACACAATTGACTTTACTATATAAAGttatatcaattaaaaaatgatggaattattgtttgattaaaatcattttaaaatgatacaaaattacattaataaaaaaatgatgctaatcaaaaatgttaatataacaaaaaataattaggtGAATCAACCTCAGTTATAAAAACGAAggtaactgttttttttatctctacAACTTTTACTGATTTTCCTTACTAttagaaatgttattttttgaaaagaaatgtCTTTAACGTTAACGTTAGGTCCTTTGATTGGGGCTGCCTTTTTCTAATTATCCGTTTTGTGCTCAGAATGACGTTCCCCGTTTCCGGTTTTTAAATCAGTATTATAATAGTTGAGTTTTTCTTATTCCTCGGTGCGCCACATCAGCGTTTCGTAGgcctcatttttaaaaaatgtgaaaaaatgtCAAGCTAATGTTTTggacccgggttattgagatataaacaccaacatttataccactaagctaactgatactttgtacattgatggccgaacctaatatatatttatgaaggtcggaagcccttgcttcttcggcttcttctgagggtcgggcctacaagtgtattatgggtttcattttttaatgggattcatcacgttatttgaaaaaaaaaactcaagtttgcaacaattatggttttcctatattgtaaactgttgtcgtttaacatgagttcgagttcttttcatcattgtctcaaacaagtctgagttacagagttgcgccgtgtgtgttcgtaatctattttttcaccggtgaactattcatgtccccatcttaaatcactttatcataaatgttcctgatttgtagcccttttgtaaaccctatatatatgattctcatctttgatgaacccaatatgcatcttctagaaaatgtttctctctgcctctccagtttCTCAAACCGGTGTCCCGacgtccgtcactcaaccttcgagtctctccgtcttggtcgtagtagtcagagcatagcctttGGCTTCCTCtgcttctgggattccctgaacttcaagaaagacaaggagtttgtgggaatcacggttctcttttttgatgaaaaggtaagttaatctttgatctatcacacttatttaacataattattttaattgatttcctaattctttgttgaataatattatttgcagattccgtgatttatgggtttactcccgtcagacgtgctaatcattacatgtcatctttgaaagaaggttccattgtgaaagtcgatcattttgaggttgctaggtgctcaagcatgtacacgATAACTGATCATctattcctcattcgtttcatctcactaaccattattggTGAAGTCATCAcaggtgctcctgagatcaatctctaGTCAAGATTAAAATGTTTGACAATtgccaagtgattgcgaacacaaacctagaaacTGGTAAACATAGCATATTCGGCAGCTCAAAGCAAGATTACAATCAGGCAAATTCAAGTGGAATGACATACCAACAACTGAAACTGGTAATTAGTCAACAACTTATCCCATATTTTTCTTATTCCTAAAAAATCCACTATGTTTCTGATCTATTTTTTCATCTACGCAATTTTAGCCTCTGTCATGGATAGCTCTCTCCCAAAGATTGCATTGACTATGGTTTCTGGAAAGaaaaagatcttgctcctgaaaAAAAGACTGTGACAACCCTGTTGTAAGATTTTAGTTTGTGCAGAACAAAAAACCTtgatttcttttctatttagTATAGTGATAGTTGTTGACAATCATTAGTCATTTGCCAATATGTTTTTTATGCAGCATTTCAGAACTAATTTCTCCATTCCAAGCGGAACAGCAGATGGAAGCTAATTTTTCTGGAAGCTCCTCGACTTCAAGACAAATCAGAAGATAGATGTTGGTGGGAGGTTGATCAAGGGAATACTTCAGAGAAGTGAGACGGCCTAGCCAGACTTCATCTTTTGTACAGCCTGAGCAAAGAGTGGAACCCACAAAACacgagagaagaaaaaacaaaacacgaaattaacatattcaGACCTTCTCTCTTGCATGTCTAACATCTGGCGCCGACGAAACTCAACACCCACGGCAGACGAAGCTAATGCAAGTAAACCTCTCATCAATCATGCTTAAAATCAATCTACGCTTTTCAATCTCACAAACTAAGAAACAATTTTACCTACATGAATCGGGAAATTAGTGCCCACATTCCCAACATAGAGAAAAAGAGGAGTTGAAGTCCTAACAGTTTTCTCAGTATCAGACTAAACCACAGATTCAAAGTCCATCTATTTTGAAACCCTAACATTTTAAAGTcatgcttttaaaaaaaaatatatttggccATATTTCAGACTTTTTTGTCAATCCCAAATCATCTATAACAAAGtccagaaaaaatatataaataaaataattttctaagtatgtaattctaaaaatgttataaatttttttaaacatattacaattctatttttttctaaaaacaattGGTGAAATAAgaggaaaattttattttattgttatttaaattgttaaatttttaaatccaaatttattattttttttccatgtcctatttgatttatatacaaacAACTACCTAAATAAACACTAACAAGTTCCATCACCCTCCCCGTTGaacatataagatataaaaatatcaacatatgacTTCGTCATTCATTTttatatcaaactcatcaaCCTATGTAATTTCCAAAGTCCCATCCATCACATTatagacaaaaaaacaaacaaataataaaattccGTAAACAAAACTATACAATGCATCTATAATGTAGCCGACCCCGCGCTTGCGGGGAGACTATGCACCTAGTTGATGTAAAAGTTAACATCACTTT
Protein-coding regions in this window:
- the LOC125585067 gene encoding glucan endo-1,3-beta-glucosidase-like, producing the protein MATTPHFLTLPSLLLASVVIFLLSSKTSAIGINYGTQGNLPPPQQVVDFIKTKTIIDSVKIYDANPDILRALSGTGIDVTIMVPNGNIPALANVENARQWVGANVLPFHQQTKIKYICVGNEILLTKDNNLISNLIPAMQSLHEALKVSGLPDMKVTTPHAFTVVYNQNAPSESRFNDEQKDIFAKILEFNRQAKSPFMISAYPYFMVDPNNVNYAIFGPSNAITDTKTGKTYNNMFDAVMDATYSAMNALGYGDVDIAVGETGWPSACDAAWCTPQNAANYNINIIKRSQNIGTPLMPNRHVDIYLFALFNEDGKPGPTSEKNWGLFKPDFSPVYDVGVLRGGDTGPPPSSSEKWCVAKQEATNEQLQANIDWVCSQGIDCKNISPDGICFDNNNMKARSSFVMNVYYQSKGGSEEACNFSGSGVVTTTNPSTSSCVMQNVEGGSVHGT